From the Cytophagia bacterium CHB2 genome, the window TCGTATCCGCAACATTGCTTTGGCGGCGCATGCCGCATCTGGAAAAACCTCGTTGGCCGAAGCCCTGGTGTACGTCTCCGGCGGGATTTCCCGCATGGGCTCGGTTGACGAGGGCACGTCGCTGTCCGATTACCATTCCGATGAAATCAATCGCAAAAATTCGATCATCACCTCCATGCTGTATGCGCTTTGGAAAGATCATAAAGTGAATATCATCGATCTGCCGGGCTATCCTGATTTTATTGGCGAAGTGCGCGGCGGCATGCGCGCGGCAGATTTGGCGGTTCATGTCCTGAATGCACAGAACGGCGTG encodes:
- a CDS encoding GTP-binding protein, which codes for MKEFTTDRIRNIALAAHAASGKTSLAEALVYVSGGISRMGSVDEGTSLSDYHSDEINRKNSIITSMLYALWKDHKVNIIDLPGYPDFIGEVRGGMRAADLAVHVLNAQNGVELGAETAWQIAEEYGVPRMFVVNRLDKENANFDKVVEQVREVFGNNVFPVVLPVSPKEYVDLMQMKLVSY